The region TTTGAATCCATAAGGAACATCAATCTCAATTCCACCTAAAAACATTTTTTTATTATCTTCAAATGGATGAATATCAAAACCAGTACCTGTAAAGAAGTTTGTAGAAGGTGAAGATAAAGATGAAATTGTATCTATATCCTCTTCAAAAGTAATTTTTTTGCTTTCAATACTTCCTTGTACATATTTAACAGTTCCACCAATATCTTTAATAGCTGAACTGTCATCTGTGAACTCTTTATTTGTATTAAGTGCTTGTTTTAAAATATCAACTTTAGAAAGTTGTGGAGTTTGTATAAGTTTTACTTCATCTCGATTTATAGTTTCATTTTTAAATACAACAGTATCGTTTACATTTAAAACTGGAACTATACAATTGGCATCATCTTTTGCAGTTATTAAGTTTTCAATAACTTTTTTTGGTATACATGCTCTTGCAACATCAGTAAACATTACATATTCACTGCTTACTTGCTCTAAAGCATTTTGCATAGATTTTTGTCTTGTTTCCCCACCCTCTACAAATGTAAATTCATCAGTAAAGTTTTTCATGTAATTTAATTCATTTTTATGGGAAGCAATAATTATTTTTTCAAAGTTGTAAAACCCTTTAAGTCTATTTGTAACAAATAGCCACAGAGGTGAATTATCAATTCTAAGCCATTGTTTTTTAGCAGTACGTTCGAATCGCGAAGAGTTACCTGCACATAAAACTACTAATGTAATACCTGACACCAAGCCCCTTTGAGTAAAAAAGTTACATATTATACTTTAATGTAACTTATGAAAGCTTAAAGATCATTTTCTAATTTAAATTTAATAGAATCAATTGATTGTAAAAGTGGTTCAGTGTCAATCCCATATTCATTGGCTTTATTTAAAGCTCTTTGTACATTTTGGTCTGAAAGTGGGTTTCTAATATCACATAAGATTTTAATTATTTCTAAAATTTTTACTTTTTCAACATAATCTTTAGGACAATGTTCTAAGTCCTCTACAAAACCAATTGTAAATATAAGATTATGACTTAGGTTCCAATGTTTAAATATATTTGCAGTAATTCTTGCACAAGAGTAACCTAAAAACTCCTTTTCAACATTAGATATATTTTTACTAATTTCAAGTCTACTTAAGAAGTCCTCTTTTTTATCACTTTCGATAATTACTTCAGAGATAACAAATTTTCCTACCTCTTGTAAAAACGCAGGAAGGATTAATTCCTCTTTTAAATCAAAACTAATTTTTGATACCCAAGTATTAACAAGTGATGAAGCTAAATTTGAAGAAAACATAAAGTCATCTGTTGAGACATTGTAAGCATTTAGATTTGTATTTACTAAGCTTTGAATAACTGTACCTAAAGCAATTGATATTGTAAAGTTAACACCTAAAAGTGATATGGCTCGGCTTGGAGTTTCCACTTCACTTACAAAACCAAACATTGCAGAGTTTGCAACTCTTAATACAGTTGTAATAATTAAAGGATCTTTTTCAATTATTTTTAGTAAGTCTAATGGCTCTTGATTAGACATTTTTCTAAATTCTTCTAGTTCTATTACACTCTTCGGTAGAGGAGGTAATGAATCAATCTTCTCAATAATAAGTTTCTTCATTTTACGTCCTATTTCAATCTAACTACTTTAATTGTGATATAATATCAATTAATTCTTTATACTCATCTGTATTTAGAGTTAATATTGATATTTTTTCATCATAATAATGCTTTTTATTATTCAAAATAAGCTTTTTTGAACTATCTTTGAATTCATCTAGCAAAAAAGTTTTAAAATTTTTTATATCTATATCTACATTAAAAAACGACAATTCACTTATATATTGAAAAATCTTTTGATAATTGGGATTTTCATTAATATCTAGCTTAGGAAAATAAAAATCTATTTTGTAAATCATTGAGAGTAATAAAAAACTTAGATTGTTTTTTACTTTCAGCAGTTCAATATTTATATTAATTTTTGAATTGTTTCCAAAATTGGTTGATTGTGAAAGTTCATATCCATCAATAATTTTTTCAGATGAATAAATATAATAATCAAATATATAATCAATATCTTTTTTATCAATATCTATATAATCAGAATGTGTAAATTTATATAAATGTTGTCCTATGATATTGTTTATAATATTTATAATCTCTCCATCAAGGGGAATGGAAAGTTTTAACATATTTTTTGATTCTTGCATAATTTGTAAAATTTGTTTTACTTGTTCTCGATTTGTATTATGTGTATATATCTTTCTGCATAAATGTGAAAATAGTTTTATAAGATGAAGATATAATGTAAATTGCATATGAAACAATTTTTTATCTATTGGAAAGGATCTTTTCATGATTGTTTCATAAAACTTAAAAATTTTTTTTATTGAAGTTATATTGTAAGTATTATTGGTAAATATTAAATAGTTACTGTCAATACTTAGTTCTACAATAAGTTTATTTAAATTTTGTTCATTTAAAGAATCATTTTTTAATAGAGTTTTTAAATCATTTTTAGATTTTATATAAATCGATTCTAACTTACTTAATGTATACATGTTGCTCCAAACAAATCTTGGTAACCATTATATAGAATTGAAACTTATATGAATTATAAAATTAAATTAATATGAAGAATTAAGTTTATATAAACTAAATTTGATATAATCAGAGAAAATTTTTATTAGGGATATTAAATGAGAGATTGGCTAAACGATCATAAAAATGATGAAGTAAGAACACAAATGTATTATGCTAAAAAAGGGATTATTACGCCTGATATGGAGTATGTGGCCAAAGTTGAAAAGCTTGATCCTGAATTAGTAAGAAGTGAAATTGCAAGAGGGAGATTAATAATCCCAGCTAATGTTAATCACAAACATTTAAATCCAATGGCTATTGGTATGGCAAGTTCTTGTAAAATTAATGCAAATATAGGTTCATCTGCTTTAGCATCGGATATTCAAGGGGAAATTGAAAAAGTAGATGTATCTTTAAAGTATGGTGCTGACACAATTATGGATTTAAGTACAGGTGGAGATTTGGATGCAATTAGAAGTGCTGTAATTGAACACTCTACAGTACCAATCGGAACAGTACCTATGTATCAAATTCTACATGATTGTAATGATAAAATTGAAGATTTAACAATTGAGAGTATGTTAGCCGTTTTAGAAAAACAAGCACAACAAGGGGTTTCATACTTTACTATTCACGCAGGTTTCCTTTTACAATTTATGCCTCATATTGCAAAAAGAAAAATGGGAATAGTTTCAAGAGGTGGTTCTTTAATGGCTGCATGGATGATGCACTACCATAAAGAAAATCCATTTTATGATGCATATGATGATATTTTAGAGATTTGTAGAAAATATGATGTATCTTTGTCTTTAGGGGATTCTTTAAGACCTGGATGTTTAGCAGATGCATCTGATGAAGCTCAATTATCTGAATTAAAAGTTTTAGGTGAATTAACACTTAGAGCTTGGGAAAAAGATGTTCAAGTTATGATTGAAGGTCCAGGACATGTTCCATTAAATCAGATTGAAAGAAATATGAAATTAGAAAGAGAATATTGTCATGAAGCACCTTTTTATATCTTAGGACCACTTACAACAGATATAGCAGCTGGATATGACCATATCTCTTCTGCTATTGGTGCAGCAGTTGGTGGATGGCATGGGGCTTCGATGCTTTGTTATGTTACACCAAAAGAACATTTAGGTTTACCAAATGCAAATGATGTAAGAGAGGGAATTATTGCATATAAAATTGCCGCTCACTCTGCTGATATTGCTAGAGGTAGAAAAGATGCAAGAGATATTGATGATGAGATGTCTGATGCAAGATATGCTTTTGATTGGAATAAACAATTTGAACTTTGTTTAGACCCTGAAAGAGCAAAAGAGTATCATGATGAAACTCTTCCTCAAGATGTGTTTAAAGAAGCAGAGTTTTGTTCAATGTGTGGACCAAAATTTTGTTCATATAAAATTACACAAAAGATTGTTGATAAGCATGGAGACGAGATAGCACAAGCTATGTAAGTGAAGTTTTTCAAGGGTTTTCCTTGAGAAACTTTTTATTTTAGTGGTAATTAAGACAAAAATTATCCTATTTAAATTATAATACGAAAAATATTACATAAGATAAGGAAAATATATGGCAACTGTAGCTGATATAAATGATAAATTAACGAAAGTTTTATATCCAGGGTTCCAAAAATCAATTATGGACTTTGGATTTGTAAAAGATGTACAAGTTGGAGACAATGGTTGTATCATTGTTTTAGATATTACATCTAGTGCACCAGAAGTAGAAGAGCAATTAAAAAAAGATATTACAGCTGTATTAGCTGATACTGTATCAAATGTAGAGATTAAAATCACAAAACCAGAAGCACCAAAACAACAAAGTAATAGTACAAGTGGACAAAATATTGCACCACAAATTAAAAACTTTGTAATGGTAAGTTCTGGAAAAGGTGGTGTTGGAAAATCTACTACAACTGTAAACTTAGCAGTAGCTGCTGCTATGCAAGGTAAAAAAGTTGGTATTTTAGATGCAGATATTTATGGACCAAATATTCCTAGAATGATGGGGATAGCTGGAAAAGAAGTAGAGATTGTAGGAAATAAAGCTAAACCATTTAATGCTTATGGTGTTGATGTTATGTCAATGGGTTCATTAATGGATGAAGGTCATGCGCTAATTTGGAGAGGTGCAATGATTATGAAAGCTGTACAACAACTTCTAAGAGATATCCTTTGGGAAGAGTTAGATATCTTATTTATTGATATGCCTCCTGGAACTGGTGATGCTCAATTAACAATTGCTCAAAGTGTTCCTGTAACATGTGGTGTAAATGTAACTACTCCTCAACATGTAGCTTTAGATGACTCAAGAAGATCTTTAGATATGTTCAAAAAACTTCATATTCCAATTGCAGGTATTGTTGAAAATATGAGTGGATTTATTTGTCCAGAGTGTAATACAGAATCTGATATTTTTGGAATGGGAACTTGTGAACCTTTAGCTGAACAATATAATACTCAAGTTTTAGGTAATCTTCCAATTGAACCTGCAATTAGAGAAGGTGGTGATTCTGGTAAACCTATAGTTTACTGTAATCCAGAATCTGAATCTGCAAAAAGATATATGAGTACAACAGCAAAACTGTTAGAATATATTGATGATGTAAGTTCAAGTGCTTCTAATGCAGAGATTCAACCAACAACACCTCCTGGTGTATCAGCTTGTTCTACTGCTGGTGCATCTTCACAACAATCTTCTCACTCAGGTGGAAGTTGTGGTTGTGGCAACTAAATAAAAAGAGAGTTTCTCTCTTTTTATTATATAAAAACCTTATTTCCCCATCTTTTTCAGTTTATAAATTAAATCAATTTTAGTCAGAATCTCATTTTATATTTAATAAGTATGATAATAATTATCATTAAATATTAATTAAGTTTAAGGTGAGTATAATTTTGATATTCATTATTAAGGAATAGATTATGCTTTTAAAACATGAAAAAAATAGTTTCGAATCATCTATGTTTTATAAAACAAATATGAAGATAAATAGAAATCTTCCAAAAGTTTATCTTGCTACATTGGTTATAGCTGTTATTATCGGTTATATTGGAACTAATTAATGATGCCATTAGAAAATATAGAGACTAAAGAATTTGATATATTTATTAAAAATTTTAAAGAGCATATTAGTAAATTAGGGTATAAAAATACAATACAAAAAGACTATATACTAAAAGTAATGTATTATAGTAATGATCACTTAAGTGCCGAAGAGATAGCACAAAAAATTCAAAAAGAATTTAACCTTGATATTGGAATAGCTACAGTTTATAGAAGCCTAAACTTTTTTGAAGAAATGGATTTAATAAAATCTCTTGATGTGGGAGATGGAGTTAGAAGATTTGAATTTAAAACAGAACATGAACATCATGACCATATGGTTTGTATAAAATGTGGAAAAATTATCGAATTTTCTGATGATCTAATTGAATTAAATCAAATAAAAATTGCAGAAAAAAATGGCTTTGTTTTAAAAGACCATATAATGACTATATATGGCATCTGTCAACAATGCGACAATAAATAAATCAAAATCAAAAATATGGAATAGTTATTGCAAATGATATTTATTATCAGTTTTAATTAATACTTCTTGTAGTATAATTTTAATAATTAATATCAAAAAAGGAATACTATGCCACTTTTAATACCAATTGCTATGGCAATATCAACAGCATTAACTGTGAAAACATTAAATGGTACAATAAAAAAAATAGAAAAGAAAAAAGCTAGAAGAGAAAGAAGAAATAAAATTTTATAATATAACAAGTAGTTATAAGTAAAATATAAAATAAAGTTATCATTTTATTTTAATTTTTAAAAATTTATCCTATAATAAATTTGTCTAGGGATGAGTTTGTTTTATTGTATATGCATGAAATATAAGGAGGAGGTTATGTATTTAACTGAAATTTTTATATTTATATTCTTTGGATTAATTCTTTTTATGGGATTAAGCTATATAGTAAAACGCTATATTAGGGAAAAAGACAAACTTGAAGAGAAAGTATAGCTTTTGCTATACTTCTCTATTTTTCAGTTCGCGAATTTTTTTCTTCAATTCCTGACATTCCAAATCTTCTTGCTAATTCTTGTTTAACTCTATCTGGACTTATATTTTTAGAAGCTAGGGCAACTAAAACATGATAAGTTATATCTGCTGCTTCATAGATAGCTTCTTCATTATCATTATCTTTTATTGCAAAAGTAAATTCACCTGCTTCCTCAACAATTTTTTTAAGCATAGAGTTTTCTTTTCCGTTTAATAGTTTTGATGTGTACGATTTTTTAGGATCATCATTTTTTCTATCTTGGATTACATGGTATAAAGTATCTATAACTCCATATGCACTAGTTGTATCAACTTCAACTTTTGATATTTCCTCTTTTGTTTCTAGGTTTGTAAAGAAACAAGATTTTCTACCAGTGTGACAAGCTACACCATTTTGTTTTACTTTTAATAAAATTGTATCGTTGTCACAATCAATTAGGACATCTTTTACCTCTTGTGTATGGTTTGAACTTTCACCCTTTTTCCAAATTCTTTGTTTACTTCTACTAAAATAGTGAGCAAATTTTGTATCAAGAGTTAATTGTAAAGCTTCTTTATCCATATATGCAAGCATTAAAACTTCATTTGTCTCAAAGTCTTGTGTTATTACAGGAATTAAGCCTTCCATTTTTTCCCAATCAATAAGTTCTATATTTTCCATTTTGTACCTTAAAATTTTGTTCCTAAATTTATATTTACACCATCTACTTTTTTATGTTCTTTATCTATTTTAACATTTCCATCGATCTCTATATCATCGCTTTTATGCTCTTTTTTTTCAGAATCTACAGGAATAGGTGCTTTTTTTAATTTATCTTTATCTTCGTAATCTTTTTTTGTTTTATTTGGTAGATTTTTTGGATTTATAACTTGGATATTTAAGTTTTTATCTTCTAAATCTATTTTATCAGATGAGAAAACACAAATAAATGAAAGTGATACAATTAAGATTTTAAACATACTGAGACCTCTCAATAAGAGTAAAAACTCTTATTGATTTATTGCTGTGTCTCTAGTTTTGTTTTTTGTATCAACCCAAATATTTGGAGTAGATCCACCAGGAGTTAAGAATATCTTAGCATCTTTATTTTCTCTAAGTGCTTCGTTAAACTTACCTTGAACTTGAATTTGTTGCATTTGAAGTAATTTTGGAGTTAAAGAGTTTGCAATCTCTTGGTTAGCTTTTGCTTGCGCTTTAGCTTCAATAGTTACAGCATCTGCTCTACCTTGTGCTTCAATTCTGTTTTTGTCAGCTTCCCCTTTTGCAAGTGCAGCTTTTTTCTCTGCTTCTTGTTTAGCTCTTTCAACTTCATATCTTACTCTTTGAGCTTCTTGGTTTGCTATTTGAACTCTTTCAATTTGATCTTTGATTTTTGGAGGTAAAACTATCTCTCTTAGTTGAACTGATTCAACTGATACTGGTTTACCTTCTAAAGATTCAATTTGTGTTCTAATACCATTTTCAATCATAGTTGCAATTTCATTTCTTCTTGTTGGTAACTCTTCAGCATTAAACCCACCAACAACATTTCTAACAATATTTCTAACAACTGGGTTTACAATTTTGTCTTCCCATGCTGGACCCCAAGTCGCAATAGTAAGTGGAGCACCACTAGCTGTAAGTCTATATTGAACAGTAAGTTCGATAGAAACTGGTAAACCTCTTGCATCAAGAATGTTAATTGCTGGATTACTTCTAATACTTTGATCAAAACCTGTACTTGTTTCTACAGATGCATAATTCATAAGTCTAACTTTTGTATCTACAACTGTAACTTTTTGGTATCCAGGAACAATAAAGTGGAAACCTGGTCTTAATGGTTGCTCTTCATATTTTCCTAAAGTTTGTTTAATCCCTACATTACCTGACTCAATAGTCATAAAAGGTTTAGTAAGGAAAAGTATTGCAATTACAATAATAACTGCATAAATAATTCCCGCTTTTTTCCCAAAGTTTTTAAAAAATTCAGGTGGCTCAAATGGTGGTTGGTAGTTTCCTCCACCGCCATTGTTAGAGTTGTTTCCTCCACCTTTATTCTGCTGTTGTCTATTTTTAAAATAGTCGTTATCAATTGGCATAAATATTCCCTTTTAGTTTATATAAGTTAAGTACTTTTCGTACTTTTCGTTCTTCCCTTGAACTACATCGAAATATGCTTTTTGAAGAGCTTCTGTTATTGGTCCTCTTTGTCCCTCACCAATAACTCTACAATC is a window of Halarcobacter sp. DNA encoding:
- a CDS encoding bifunctional 2-C-methyl-D-erythritol 4-phosphate cytidylyltransferase/2-C-methyl-D-erythritol 2,4-cyclodiphosphate synthase: MSGITLVVLCAGNSSRFERTAKKQWLRIDNSPLWLFVTNRLKGFYNFEKIIIASHKNELNYMKNFTDEFTFVEGGETRQKSMQNALEQVSSEYVMFTDVARACIPKKVIENLITAKDDANCIVPVLNVNDTVVFKNETINRDEVKLIQTPQLSKVDILKQALNTNKEFTDDSSAIKDIGGTVKYVQGSIESKKITFEEDIDTISSLSSPSTNFFTGTGFDIHPFEDNKKMFLGGIEIDVPYGFKAHSDGDVLIHSLIDALLGAAGAGDIGEFFPDTSDEFKDIDSKILLSDIVKFIYNVGYEIVNVDLTIIAQKPKINPHKQTIKSTIANYLNIEKQFVNIKATTAEKLGFIGRSEGVAVQSIATLKYYDWKRK
- a CDS encoding HDOD domain-containing protein — its product is MKKLIIEKIDSLPPLPKSVIELEEFRKMSNQEPLDLLKIIEKDPLIITTVLRVANSAMFGFVSEVETPSRAISLLGVNFTISIALGTVIQSLVNTNLNAYNVSTDDFMFSSNLASSLVNTWVSKISFDLKEELILPAFLQEVGKFVISEVIIESDKKEDFLSRLEISKNISNVEKEFLGYSCARITANIFKHWNLSHNLIFTIGFVEDLEHCPKDYVEKVKILEIIKILCDIRNPLSDQNVQRALNKANEYGIDTEPLLQSIDSIKFKLENDL
- the thiC gene encoding phosphomethylpyrimidine synthase ThiC is translated as MRDWLNDHKNDEVRTQMYYAKKGIITPDMEYVAKVEKLDPELVRSEIARGRLIIPANVNHKHLNPMAIGMASSCKINANIGSSALASDIQGEIEKVDVSLKYGADTIMDLSTGGDLDAIRSAVIEHSTVPIGTVPMYQILHDCNDKIEDLTIESMLAVLEKQAQQGVSYFTIHAGFLLQFMPHIAKRKMGIVSRGGSLMAAWMMHYHKENPFYDAYDDILEICRKYDVSLSLGDSLRPGCLADASDEAQLSELKVLGELTLRAWEKDVQVMIEGPGHVPLNQIERNMKLEREYCHEAPFYILGPLTTDIAAGYDHISSAIGAAVGGWHGASMLCYVTPKEHLGLPNANDVREGIIAYKIAAHSADIARGRKDARDIDDEMSDARYAFDWNKQFELCLDPERAKEYHDETLPQDVFKEAEFCSMCGPKFCSYKITQKIVDKHGDEIAQAM
- a CDS encoding P-loop NTPase produces the protein MATVADINDKLTKVLYPGFQKSIMDFGFVKDVQVGDNGCIIVLDITSSAPEVEEQLKKDITAVLADTVSNVEIKITKPEAPKQQSNSTSGQNIAPQIKNFVMVSSGKGGVGKSTTTVNLAVAAAMQGKKVGILDADIYGPNIPRMMGIAGKEVEIVGNKAKPFNAYGVDVMSMGSLMDEGHALIWRGAMIMKAVQQLLRDILWEELDILFIDMPPGTGDAQLTIAQSVPVTCGVNVTTPQHVALDDSRRSLDMFKKLHIPIAGIVENMSGFICPECNTESDIFGMGTCEPLAEQYNTQVLGNLPIEPAIREGGDSGKPIVYCNPESESAKRYMSTTAKLLEYIDDVSSSASNAEIQPTTPPGVSACSTAGASSQQSSHSGGSCGCGN
- a CDS encoding transcriptional repressor, whose translation is MMPLENIETKEFDIFIKNFKEHISKLGYKNTIQKDYILKVMYYSNDHLSAEEIAQKIQKEFNLDIGIATVYRSLNFFEEMDLIKSLDVGDGVRRFEFKTEHEHHDHMVCIKCGKIIEFSDDLIELNQIKIAEKNGFVLKDHIMTIYGICQQCDNK
- the hisIE gene encoding bifunctional phosphoribosyl-AMP cyclohydrolase/phosphoribosyl-ATP diphosphatase HisIE — encoded protein: MENIELIDWEKMEGLIPVITQDFETNEVLMLAYMDKEALQLTLDTKFAHYFSRSKQRIWKKGESSNHTQEVKDVLIDCDNDTILLKVKQNGVACHTGRKSCFFTNLETKEEISKVEVDTTSAYGVIDTLYHVIQDRKNDDPKKSYTSKLLNGKENSMLKKIVEEAGEFTFAIKDNDNEEAIYEAADITYHVLVALASKNISPDRVKQELARRFGMSGIEEKNSRTEK
- a CDS encoding SPFH domain-containing protein, with the protein product MPIDNDYFKNRQQQNKGGGNNSNNGGGGNYQPPFEPPEFFKNFGKKAGIIYAVIIVIAILFLTKPFMTIESGNVGIKQTLGKYEEQPLRPGFHFIVPGYQKVTVVDTKVRLMNYASVETSTGFDQSIRSNPAINILDARGLPVSIELTVQYRLTASGAPLTIATWGPAWEDKIVNPVVRNIVRNVVGGFNAEELPTRRNEIATMIENGIRTQIESLEGKPVSVESVQLREIVLPPKIKDQIERVQIANQEAQRVRYEVERAKQEAEKKAALAKGEADKNRIEAQGRADAVTIEAKAQAKANQEIANSLTPKLLQMQQIQVQGKFNEALRENKDAKIFLTPGGSTPNIWVDTKNKTRDTAINQ